The nucleotide window AAGAGCGTGCCCTTCTCGCGCCGAACGTACTCGCGGTCCTGGATGGTCGACAGGATCTGCGCGTAGGTGGACGGCCGCCCGATCCCCTGCTCCTCGAGCGTCTTGACGAGCGAGGCCTCCGTGAAGCGTGGGGGCGGCTGGGTGAAGTGCTGCTTGGGATCGAGGGCCAGGAGCTTGAGGATCTCGCCCTCGGTCAGGGGCGGCACCACGGACTCCTGCTCCTCTTCCGGCGTCGTCTCCGACTCCTCGCGGGACTCGACGTAGACGGCCATGTAGCCGGCGAACTTGAGGGTCGAGCCCTGGGCGCGGAAGAGACACTTGCCGGCGTCGATGTCGGCCGACACGGTATCGTAGACGGCCGGCAGCATCTGACTGGCCAGGAAGCGCTCCCAGATCAGCCGGTAGAGCGCGAGCTGGTCCTTGGAGAGATACCGCGTGAGGGCCTTCGGCTCGCGTTCCACCGCGCTCGGGCGGATGGCCTCGTGGGCCTCCTGGGCACTCTTCTTAGCCTTGTAGGACGGCGCCGAGTCCGGCAAGTACTCGCGGCCAAGCCGCCCGGTGATCCACTGGCGCGCCTCGGCCTGGGCCTCGCGCGCCACCCGCACGGCATCGGTGCGCATGTAGGTGATGAGGCCGACCTGCCCTTCGGCTCCCAGTTCAATGCCCTCGTAGAGCTGCTGGGCGAGCATCATGGTCTTCTTCGCCGTGAAGTGGAGCTTGCGGCTCGCCTCTTGCTGGAGGGTCGAGGTGATGAAGGGGGCCGCGGGATTCCGCCGCCGCTCCCCGCGGGTGACGCTCTTGACTCGCCAGGTGGCGCCGTGGAGGCCCGTCATGATCTTGAGGGTCTCGGCCTCGGAGGGCAGGCTGGCCTTCTCGCCCTTGACCTCGCGGAGGGTGGCCGTGAAGTCGGGCGGGTTCTTGCCCTTGAGCCGCGCGTGCAGCGACCAGTACTCGGTGGCCACGAAGGCCTGGATCTCCCGCTCGCGCTCGGTGATCAGGCGGACGGCCACGGACTGGACGCGTCCGGCCGAGAGGCCGCGGCGGATCTTGTCCCAGAGAAGCGGAGAGAGCTTGTAGCCGACCAGCCGATCGAGCACGCGCCGGGCCTGCTGCGCGTCCACCTTCTTGATGTCGATCTTGCCCGGGTGCAGGAAGGCGGCCTTGACCGCCCGCTCGGTGATCTCGTTGAACATGATCCGGTGCGTCTTGGCCTTGGGCACCCCCAGCTCCTGCGCGAGATGCCAGCCTATGGCCTCGCCCTCGCGATCCGGGTCGGTGGCGATGTAGAGGGCGTCGACCTTCTCGGCCGCCTTCTTGAGGTCGTCGAGCACCTTCTTCTTGGCGGGGAGCACGCGGTAATCGGGCTTGAATCCCTTCTTTTCGTCCACCCCCAGCTTGCTCTTGGGCAGATCGCGGACATGGCCCATGGAGGCCCGCACGATGAAGCTCGAGTCCAGATACTTCTGGATCGTCTTGACCTTCGTGGGCGACTCCACCACCACCAGCGATTTCTTGGCCACGCATTGTCCTTTCATGCGGTTCTACTCAGCACTCGCCTCGCCGCTGATCAACTCAGCCCTCGCCTCAGGGCTTTGCCCTTCAGCTCGAACTGCCACGCCTGCGGGATCGACCCGGCCCTCGTCTCGCGCCGGCCTCTGGCCGTCGCTCAACTCGAACCGCGGGCAGCGTCTCGGCTCGAACAATCCACTCAGCTCTCGCCTCGCCGCTCTCCTCGCCTGCGGCTCGTCGGCAGCGTCTCGGCTCGAACAATCCACTCAGCTCTCGCCTCGCCGCTCTCCTCGCCTGCGGCTCGTCGGCAGCGTCTCGGCTCGAACAACAATTACGAAACGACGAAGCGCTTGCCCTCGAGCTGCCGTATCCGCCCTTCGATCTCGAGCGTCATGAGGAGCGCGGAGGTCCGTCCGGGCGCCATCCCGCTCCTTTCGATGATCTGGTCTATGCCTATGGGTTCCCGCCCGATGACTCGAAGCAGCCGAGAGCCGTCTTCATTGTCTTCAACATGCCCTTCGGCATGTTGACGGTGGGCGAGATGGTTAGGGCTACCCGCTGGAGCCGTACCGACCACTGGCTTGACCTGGTCGCGGAAGCGGAGGGGGAGCTGGCCGACCACGTCCTCCCATCCCTGCACGAGCGCGGCGCCATCCTGGATGAGGCGATGGGCACCCCGGCTCATGAGACTTGTCAGCGGTCCCGGCACCGCCATCACCTCGCGCCCGAGCTCGCCCGCGAACCCCGCGGTGATGAGCGAGCCGCTCTTCTCGGCGGCCTCCACCACCACCACCCCCAGGGACAGCCCGGCGATCACGCGATTGCGCGCGGGGAAATAGCCGGCCAGCGGCGGCGTGCCCCGCGGGAACTGGGACACCATGGCGCCGCGCGCGACGATATCGGAGGCGAGCCGCCGGTTCTCCGGCGGATAGATCACGTCCACCCCCGAGCCCAGCACCGCGATGGTCCGGCCTCCCGCTTCGAGCGCGCCCCGATGAGCCGCGCTGTCGATGCCCCGCGCGAGCCCGCTCACCACAGTGACGCCGCGGGCCGCGAGGTCGGCGGCGAGTCGCTCGGCACATCCGAGACCATAGGGCGTCGCCTCGCGCGCGCCCACGATGGCGATGGCGAGCGCGTCATCCGCCTCCACGCGGCCGCGAATCCAGAGCCGCTCGGGCGGCATGGGAATCTCCCGCAGATTCGCAGGGTACGAGGCCTCGTCGCGCGTGATGCAACTCGCGGCGATGGCTGTCTCACTCCGGATACGCTCTCGCGTGACGCTCATTTAATGTCCATCATCTCGACGCAGTGCCGACCAGTATAGCAAACCACCTCGGAAAGCCCTCCAAACTGCCCTCTACCGGATGCGCGAACCGCCGTTGGTGCGGCCCGCGAGAAGTCCGCGCGCCTGAGTGGCCGCCTCGCTCCGCGGATATTGCTTGATCACCTGCTCCCAGGCCGCGCGCGCGCCTGCGACGTCTCCCATGGCGCGTTTGCAAAGGCCGATCTTGAGCAACGCCTCGGCGACCTGGGTGGTCTGCGTGTAGTTGTCCACCGTCTTCTGGAACTCCGCGACCGCCTGCTTGTAGTCGCGCTGCCGATAGAAGGCCTCGCCGATCCAGTTCTGGGCGGCGGCGGCCTGGGGATGATTGGGGAACTGCGTGACGAACTCCGTGAACTCGAGGGCGGCCTGGCCGTCCTCACCCGCGCGGAGCTTGGCCAGCGCGGCGGCGAACATGCGGTCCGCATCGGGATTGCGGAGAGAGACGGGGGGCGGCGCCGCGGCCGCGCGCGGCGGCGCCGCGGGGGGCAGCATGGGCGGCGGGGGCTGAGAGAGGGCCGCGGGCGGCGCAGTGGGCGGAGGAGTCACGGGAGTCGACCGCTGGATGGCCTCCACGGCGAGGCGCGCGTCGTCGACGGAAGCCTTGAGCTTGGCGAGCTGCTCGCTGAGACTCTTGAGCTCGGCCACGAGGAAGGCCTGCTGGGCATCGAGCGCCTTGACCTCGCCGGTCAGACGGCCGACCTCTTGTGCCTGCGTGTCCTGCGACTTCCTCAGCTCCTCGAGCGTCGGGGGCCGCGTCGGACGCTCCACCGCCGAACGCTCCGCTGGTCCCGAGGACGCCGCGGGCGGAGCCGCGCTCTTGCCCTTGCTTCCGCTCGCGCAACCCGCGACGATGAGCGTGAGCAAGGCGCAGATGACCGCGCGAAAAAGGGGAACAGCCATGATTGGGCACCGTAGCATCCGCCTCCACGCCAAGTCAAACCTCAGACGCAAGTGCGCGCCATTTTTGACTCAATCAGGCCTTCACGCTAGCATGCGCGCGTGAGCACCGACTTTCGAGCCGAAACATGGCCGAGCTGCCGCAGGCACGAGCATGTGGCCGTGCGAGGTAAGCGCCGAAGGCGCGAGCCGAGAGCTGAGTTGAGCGCGAGGACTTAAATGGACGCGGAGTGGCCGTTCTATCTCTCGGCCTTGGCGGCGGGCGCGGCGTGGGGCTATGTCACCCAGCGCGGCGGCTTCTGTCTCGTCCGCGCGCTGTCCAACCTCGTCCTCACGGGCGACGCGACGATTCTGCGCGCCTACGCGCTGGCCTTGCTCGTGGCCATGATCGGCGTCCAGGCGCTTCAGGCTTCGGGACTGGTCGACATCCCGATACGCCCCTTTCACTGGCTCTCGAACGTCACGGGCGGTCTCATCTTCGGCGCGGGGATGATACTGGGCGGCGGCTGCTCGGGCAGCACCTGGTATCGCACGGGCGAAGGCGCGGTGGGCGCGTGGATCATCCTGCTGGGCTTCGCCCTCGGCGCCACCGCCGCGCGGCTCGGAGCGCTCGCGCCGGTGCGCGCCTCTCTCCAGGCGCCCGCCATCACCGTGGGCGGCGACCCGCCGACCCTGGCGCGCATTTTCGGCGTCTCGCCCTGGCTCGTCATCGGATTGCTCGCCATCGCGGGCGCCATCTGGATGGCGAAAGCGCCCGGTGAGCCCCAGCACCGCAAGTGGCCCTGGCCCGCGACGGGCGCGGCCGCGGGCATCCTGATCGCGGGCGGCTGGTGGGCCTCCGGCATCGGCGGACCTCCCGTCGGCCTCACCTTCGCCATCAATACCGGAGAGCTCCTCACCTACCCGCTCGTGGGCTTCCCCAACCGCGTGAACTGGAGCATGGTCATGCTCATCGGCGTGCCGGTGGGGGCGTTCATCGCGGCCCGGCAGTCAGGCGAGTTCAGCTGGAAGCTTCCGCCCAGCTCGAGCCTCGTCAAGATCTTCTCGGGTGGTCTCCTGATGGGCAGCTCGGCCATCCTCGCCGAAGGGTGCAATGTCACCCAGGGACTGACCAATGGAGCGACCCTGGCCGTGGGCAGCCTGGTGACGCTCCTCTCCATGCTCGCGGGCGGCTGGCTGACCCTCTGGACCCTCTATTTAAGGAAGGGGTAGCTCGGCCGTCACTTCCAGTTGTTCGTCACCTGGCGGAGAATGGCGAGCTCGCCGATATGGTAGGCATTGTGGTCGACGATGAGAATGGCCTCGCGCAGGATCGTCTGACCGTCACCGTGCGGGATCTTCGCGTG belongs to Candidatus Methylomirabilota bacterium and includes:
- a CDS encoding YeeE/YedE family protein, translating into MDAEWPFYLSALAAGAAWGYVTQRGGFCLVRALSNLVLTGDATILRAYALALLVAMIGVQALQASGLVDIPIRPFHWLSNVTGGLIFGAGMILGGGCSGSTWYRTGEGAVGAWIILLGFALGATAARLGALAPVRASLQAPAITVGGDPPTLARIFGVSPWLVIGLLAIAGAIWMAKAPGEPQHRKWPWPATGAAAGILIAGGWWASGIGGPPVGLTFAINTGELLTYPLVGFPNRVNWSMVMLIGVPVGAFIAARQSGEFSWKLPPSSSLVKIFSGGLLMGSSAILAEGCNVTQGLTNGATLAVGSLVTLLSMLAGGWLTLWTLYLRKG
- the ybgF gene encoding tol-pal system protein YbgF, with the protein product MAVPLFRAVICALLTLIVAGCASGSKGKSAAPPAASSGPAERSAVERPTRPPTLEELRKSQDTQAQEVGRLTGEVKALDAQQAFLVAELKSLSEQLAKLKASVDDARLAVEAIQRSTPVTPPPTAPPAALSQPPPPMLPPAAPPRAAAAPPPVSLRNPDADRMFAAALAKLRAGEDGQAALEFTEFVTQFPNHPQAAAAQNWIGEAFYRQRDYKQAVAEFQKTVDNYTQTTQVAEALLKIGLCKRAMGDVAGARAAWEQVIKQYPRSEAATQARGLLAGRTNGGSRIR
- the dprA gene encoding DNA-processing protein DprA, encoding MSVTRERIRSETAIAASCITRDEASYPANLREIPMPPERLWIRGRVEADDALAIAIVGAREATPYGLGCAERLAADLAARGVTVVSGLARGIDSAAHRGALEAGGRTIAVLGSGVDVIYPPENRRLASDIVARGAMVSQFPRGTPPLAGYFPARNRVIAGLSLGVVVVEAAEKSGSLITAGFAGELGREVMAVPGPLTSLMSRGAHRLIQDGAALVQGWEDVVGQLPLRFRDQVKPVVGTAPAGSPNHLAHRQHAEGHVEDNEDGSRLLRVIGREPIGIDQIIERSGMAPGRTSALLMTLEIEGRIRQLEGKRFVVS
- the topA gene encoding type I DNA topoisomerase, with amino-acid sequence MKGQCVAKKSLVVVESPTKVKTIQKYLDSSFIVRASMGHVRDLPKSKLGVDEKKGFKPDYRVLPAKKKVLDDLKKAAEKVDALYIATDPDREGEAIGWHLAQELGVPKAKTHRIMFNEITERAVKAAFLHPGKIDIKKVDAQQARRVLDRLVGYKLSPLLWDKIRRGLSAGRVQSVAVRLITEREREIQAFVATEYWSLHARLKGKNPPDFTATLREVKGEKASLPSEAETLKIMTGLHGATWRVKSVTRGERRRNPAAPFITSTLQQEASRKLHFTAKKTMMLAQQLYEGIELGAEGQVGLITYMRTDAVRVAREAQAEARQWITGRLGREYLPDSAPSYKAKKSAQEAHEAIRPSAVEREPKALTRYLSKDQLALYRLIWERFLASQMLPAVYDTVSADIDAGKCLFRAQGSTLKFAGYMAVYVESREESETTPEEEQESVVPPLTEGEILKLLALDPKQHFTQPPPRFTEASLVKTLEEQGIGRPSTYAQILSTIQDREYVRREKGTLFPTELGMQVNDMLVPYFPEIMDVEFTAQLEESLDKIEDGDADWVKTVESFHKQFVKDLKRAGKDMDNFKGGVDTGQPCPDCGKPLVEKWGRFGKFLACSAYPDCKYTKDLGGREKPADEPTEESCPTCGKPMVIKHGRFGKFIACSGYPECKTTKPVTLGIACAEAGCDGQLVERRSRRGKTFYACNKYPDCKFVAWARPILEPCPTCGAPFLTERVAKGGKRTRTCIRGECGYRAEVVPSVA